DNA from Eucalyptus grandis isolate ANBG69807.140 chromosome 5, ASM1654582v1, whole genome shotgun sequence:
TAATTGATGAAGTTTATATGTTTCTACACTCAGAATAATGAATACGGATGACTCTTTGTTGGCCCCTAAATTAGAGTATCTTCATATTTCTGGGACTGAAATTGTTCAGTATGTTGTTATCGTATTGTATTTATGGACAAGACATGAATGAAGACTGTCAAGATATATAAATAGGATTGATTAAAGATATTATTATCAACCATGAGCCAATAATGACCACTTCATCATTGTTGAACTGATTTCATTGTGTCATTCACAGCATTCAGATATTACATATGAAGTCACCAGTAATTCTGGGGCTACACTGGTatctattttttcaatttccaaaagCTGTTGGAACTCAAATTATCAAGCAGCAAACaaccccctccctcccccccaaaaaaaagtaaaataaaataggtAAAAGACAATGTATGTAATTGACCTGAGGAAAATATAAGCCAACAGAACTCAAACAGGGATACACTAATCATTTCATCATCAGGAGTGTTAGGTCCTGAAAAAGCAATACAAGTGGATAGTCGCAAATTATTTTATCTGCTTTTGAGGATGATCTTGCAGCATGGCATCCTTTATCGAACTTCTCTCTATATAGATCTAATCTTCAGCTTTGTATAAAGTGCTTTCTTTAGTCTTCATTTGTCAATCAAAGGCCTGATTTATGTCTAAATTACAATCTCAGGGTCAAGACGATCAGCTTTTGGAATCACCAAGATGCATTAATTTCCTTGTTAAGATGTTGAAACCGACTGTCTCTGCATCTACCGAAGAAAAGTCCTCCCGATTCGGTTTTAAGCTTTTAGGATTACGTAAGGATTCTGAGATATTCCATGGGGGGATGAACAAAAAGGATAGTGGCGCTGCCAATATCATATCGAGAGTGAAGGAAATTCTTGTGAGTTGCAAGGAACTGAAGCCGAGCTTTTGCATGATAGTGGAATTCAGAGGCCTGAGTTAAGCCCCAAGTGGATAGCTTTGTTAACTATGGAGAAAGCTAGTTTATCTACCATTGCTCTTGAAGGTACTATGAACTGAATCAAACTCTTGTTCCATTTCTCTGAAAAACCTTTTAGTTTTCTTCCCTGGTACGGCCTTTTCTTGGATTACATGAGGGATAAAGCTCATGTTGATGGCACTGGCTAGCTAACCAGGGAATATGCTGGAGATTACTTCTTGCATACATCAtcaaaaaattaacaataacTACAACAACTTAAGCTTTATCCCACTAGGTGGAGTTGGCTACATCATTAGATCAATAGTTAGACTTGGTTGGTCTACTTTGGAGGTTTGCGACTCAAACAGTTTTATTGGTTTTCTGTTGCAAATCATGGTgtcgtctctctctttctctctctctctctcgcgtttCCCCTAGCAGTTGTTTTGACAAAACCTCCATTCCTTTTTGTAACAACTGTATCTGGATAAGTTCTCTGATTCGATTGTTGTTGTTGTGCCTGCTTATCTTCTCACATGAGTAAAATGCATATGGTCTTTTATTTCTACTATAATGGTGAAAACCTGcataatcaatttcttaattatgCCCAGCGATTTTCAGCAACTGCTGGaagaatttatctttttaaaatttcgaGTTATCTTTTCTATCAATCTTCTAAATCATTAAAAGCAAATTAttgatcttccatctcatagtctccctttttagtttTCTGATCTGCTTTGTTTATGGGATGCTTGTCATTAATTTTGTTGCAACTTTTTGGAAGATTAGCTCCTGGTCTGTGTGTTACAAATTTAGCAGAGTATTTAAGTTATATTTCCTCGCTGCTTCCTTTGTTTCTAGCATAGTCCTCACTGAATGCAGACTTATCTTTCAAAATAATTCTTGCAGAAACTTCTGGTATTGTAAGAAAGACAGGAGGCAACTTTAAGGAGAAATTGCGTGAGTTTGGAGGACTTGATGCTGTCTTTGGGGTCTCCATGCATTGCTATTCCATAATGGAGGTGTGAGCTTGTATGTTTGCTTGATCTAGTATTTGTTCACCTACTCGGGCTGGGTTGGCCTAGTTTATGCAGGAAACAATGCTTTAAGCACTAGGAATTGTCCTTATCTTTCTGCCCTCCCAGGAGATTGTGTCCTGATTTAGAAACAATAGAAACTACTGCTGGAGTTAAATCCTTGTGTGCTGGAGAAGAACTAGTTTGGAGTCTTGTTTAATCTTATGTAAACTCCATATTTATGAACGAAAAATAGAAGAGGTCCTTGATAACTGAAATGCCGTAAAATTGAATGTTTCTCACAATTAGATATCATTGAAAGAAGTTCTTGTGCTTGTTCTGGAGAatttcaaacctttttttttttagttgttcTGACTGTTTATATTCCCAGAAGAAGTTTATATTCATTGCTGTTCTCAAAGCTACATGTAGCCCTTCAAATGCGTTGCTGCTTTGCAGGGTTCGAGAGAGCAACACCCTTCTTCTTGGGATGCTAAAAATGACGTGTATCTAAGTAGCCTTGTGCTGCTTTTAAAATGTTTGAAGATCATGGAAAATGCAACCTTCCTTAGTAACGATAACCAGGTATAGGACAATAAAGTGTTATGGCTCTATAGCTATTATTCATCACTACACTTAATTTGGTTCACAATGATtccatttgctttttctttgaACAGACTCATTTGCTTGAAATGCAAGGGAACCTGGGTTCTGAAAGATCCAATATATCTTTCACAAAACTTATTATAAATGTAATCAAGATTCTCTCAGGTAATATATCATCTATAGAGTTACATACTTTAATTTTGTCTGTTAATTTAATCGCCTGTTGTTATTATTTTGGAGGCATTTTCAATCATTGCTTGTTCAACtgattttttgcattttatcttTAGGTCTTTATCTTCTCAAAAGCACTCCCGCTCCAAACAGTCAAGAATCTGAGTTCTCCAATGGCATATATCATACTTCTCGATTGGCTTTGGTTGCTGCTGACAAAGGTAATGGTTGACAACTAATTTCACTATTGTAGCCTcacctcccccccaaaaaaatccgTGGCCCCGGTTTCagggggtgggggtggtggtTTTTTAAGTACGGCCCTTTCTTTAATAAATCACAGGAGACTCCACGTTGGGGAATTTTATTCTCTATTCTCCTATTCTCTTAGATCATAGTGCACACGTATATAATGAgttcattttatttcatttcaattAAAGTGGATATGCTACATAGTTTGCAGAGATTATCCACTTGGCCCTATAACAGCATTTTCTTTCTGAACAGTCACATGCATTTGAGTTTGTGACCCATTGTGTGGCAGATTTGCATAGAAGtgaactcaattgtactttgTATAGTTTGCAAGCAATTTGTCATTCAAACTGCACAGAACCAGAGCACtttatgaaatattatttatggCTAAATTTGCATGTTCAATAATTTGAATGATGCAGATAACGCTTTTGTTGTTGAATAGAAAACTGTAAGAAGTGTTCTTTTACCAagtcttgagtaaaatataagTTTACTTTTGTAAAATTATCTTGATACTTCattatatctatatatatataagacatACTTAAATAGTATTCACATAAAACATGTTAGGTTTACCAATTAGAGTGATGATCTTGATTTTAAGTGGATTACAGTCACAGTGTAGCATTCTTCTACTATCACTTGCCATTAAGTGTCAAAATAATCTAGCGCTATGCTTGGTGAGTGCATAAAAGGGCATTTTAGTGCTTGAGGTTCTGCAAGGGTCAAGGGTCAGACGTATGCTACCTTACTGTTACACCAAGGCTTGCCTGTGGTCTGCTCTTGGTGCTGGGAGATTTAGACCTTTTTTCTCCACTTCTGCATTCCACCTTTTTATACTTGAAGAGCTTTAGATTGTGAGTCTTATGTTCTTGGTAGTGCAGATTTTAGCTGCAGGATCTCTCTATTGATAGTCAACTTAGGGATCCTTTGTGGCTAAATCCTTGTTTTTGGCACATCAGCAACATACTGTCATGATTtgacataaaaagaaagaatatcaaTTTTGTGATTGAATAATGTGGGAATTCAATTGGTGCTAACCTAGCGATTTATTCATCCTGTTCATATTATTGTCTTCTGGTAGTGGATGGGTTATCTCTCTATGATGAAAAGGTTGATAACTGGATGGTTGGTTAGAAGTTGTTGTCGAAGGAGTGTTTTCTTTTAttaccattttcttttgttttttgttatttttttttttcaacttgaggaaaatgaagagaagtaggatttttttttttttttttggtgttaacaaatcaagttagaagaGAAATGTAAAAAAACTTGGAaggaaattgtaatttttttttgtttggataTGCATGGAGGGGCAATGATGTGGAGGGAATTGAAGTTAATTAATAGACAAAAATagcttttgttccttttctatttctcacCTTTATTATGAGTTGGTTTAGAATTTTGAAAGGACATATGCTTGTTTATCTTCCAAGagaaggaaagggagagaaataatttttggtggGTCCACCTTTTTACTTATGATTGATATTTTCTGGGGCTGGGATTGTTATAGCTGCTTCCTAAGTTATTATTTTGGATTAGCTTAAATATATGTTACAATTGACTTTTTCATATCTTCAGAGGAAAGCAATGAGATTTTGTCCGTCAGATCCACTAGTGAGCGTTGCAGTGTGGAGGAAATTTCCTTGCAGAAAATTTCTGGTGCATCTGTTCCTCCAAGATATTCATCATCCAGTTCCGAGGTGACAACATCGTCAAATGGCAGCTCTTTGTTGAAGATAAATTTCAGTTCTTCTGCCTCAAGTTCACGTGGTGGGCTGTTGAAGAGTTCAAGCAGTGGGACTAATTCGACTAGTAATGGTTTAAAGTGCAACTTCAGCAATGGCAAGAGAGACATTGTTAGTGATGATGCCATGTTTGAATCTTTGGAACATAGCCAGGATCCTTTCGCATTTGATGAAGATGAGTTTGCGCCCTCTAAGTGGGAATTACTATCAGGGAAGAAACATTCTAGAAGTAAGAACAGTAGATTACCGATCAGAGAAACTGAGGATGTCTGTCAACTGCAGCTGAAAAGGCTAGAAGATTTAGATAAGGGGGAACGTCCTCTTCAAGAATCAAGTAGCTGTGATAACAATTGTTCTCAGGAAGCATCTACTTCAGGAgccattgatgaagaaaatcacAGCTATCTAACGGACTGCCTTCTTACTGCTGTTAAGGTATTACAATGTTCCAATAAGCTCAGTTATTAAATGTTGGTCAGCTTTTGcaagaaaattcaatcaagttcACCCTGTCAAAAATATCTCAAGTTGCATGTGAGCTTAAGTATTTTCCTTCCTGATTTGATTGATGGTGATGATATACTGTAGGAGTAAATTTTCAGTCAAATACTAATTATAGAAGGGAAGCTATGCAGGAgtaccttttaatgatttttttgaatcattGGAGGGCCTCTTCCCTCACTTCTCATGTGTATATGTTTAGTACAGTGTCCGGATTTGATTTGTACATAAGATGAAGCATTTACGAGTTGCTCCCTTGGCAGGTATTGATGAATTTAACAAATGATAATCCTCTCGGATGTAAGCAAATTGCTGCTTGTGGAGGATTAGAGACCATGGTGTCAATAATTGCAGGCCACTTCCCAATGTTTAGCTCCTCGTTGTCTCTCTTCAGTGACAGTAAGGAGAAGAATCAGAATGTTGATCTTGAccttgaaaaggaaaagcacCTCACAGACCAAGAGTTGGACTTTCTTGTTGCTATTTTGGGTTTGCTTGTGAACTTGGTTGAGAAAGATGGAAGTAACAGGTCATCATActgtctcctcctcctcctcatacACAAAATGTTCTGCTTGAAACTTCTGCCGGGCAAGTGCAGCAATGCATGAATGTTGGAGAAGAATTCAATTAAGTTAGTTTTGTTAAAAATGCATGGACATATTTCCCTTTTtccataaattttcatttcttcagTAGATCttaatatgaaatgattgaTATACAGTGTTTAGAAAGAAGCACATGTCTGGTCTCTTAACTTAATTCAATAGTCCAACCTGTACATTGAAATTGATAACTTGCTATGTTTGGTCAATCTTATGGGATGGGCTTCCTTTACTCTTAGGCTAGAAGTCTAGAACTTTTGATAGTTAGAGTCAATATTCATTGGTGCAGCATATAAGTAAGGATTCCATTGCTAGTCCTAGTACTTACTAAGCTTCTAATGCAGATCGCGGCTTGCAACAACCAGTGTTACTGTACCCAACTTAGAAGGTCTTGAAAGTGGGAGCAGGAGGGATGTAATTCCATTATTGTGCTCCATCTTTTTGGCTAACAGAGGTGGAAGTGAAGCAGCTGGTGAAGAACAGGTTATGGAATTGGTATGTGCCTGCTTTTAGCAATTATAAGTGATGGCACATGAATATTGTGCTGTTATAATATGGAAAACCCCTTTTTTATTGCTTGGAGTtctatatattttctttattattttccttgCTAGGACTTGCCTGTTAATATAACCATGCCAAGTTATTGGTTCTTGAGGAATCGCCAAATTGATTTGATGCTTGAGTTATCTGTTCCCTTCAATCTCACAAAATCTTCATTTTTGAACACTTTGCAGGATGAGGCCACTTTGTTACAAGGAGAGAAAGAAGCTGAGAAGATGATTGTCGAAGCTTATTCTGCCTTGCTTCTGGCATTCCTCTCCACAGAAAGGTTTTCCGCCTCTACCTTTTCATTTGTATGATTTTCCTTGACATCATCTTCTATTTTAGAACGTACTGATTTCACTGCCATATTCAGCAAAAGCATCCGTGACAAAATTGCTGCATGTCTCCCGAATCATAATCTGGCGGTTCTGGTCCCCGTGTTGGAGAGATTTGTGGTATGTATCTCTTATGGGATTTCAAATCTGCACTCTTAACAAGTTCTCTTCAGCCTCATTCCATCTCGTCTCTTGCTTTTGCCCGTGAAATAGTGCAATATAAGTTTCTTATCCTAAATGATAGAGggttaacttttcttttcggGGGGCCAACTATAGGTTGTTTCATTTCTGTGGTCATCTACTGGGTTAATGGTCTCTGCAGTCAAGGTTTATTGTTACtgcatttctctcttcttgtcTGTGATCTGGATACTGCCCAGTGTGACTTTTTCCTACAATTAGCGTTTGTTCCCCAATGTGAATTTGTCCAACAATAGCATTTATCACCCTGGGGACCCGGTGATTGTTGTCACTGAAGTTTGATTTATATAAAGCTTTGTGCATGAAGTTACTAGATACTGAAAATTTGTGGCATTGGTCTGTGAGATTTACTTCGTTTTCTGTTTCCTCTCATCCAGGCATTTCACTTGTCGCTAGACATGATGACGCCAGAGACGCATAAAACCGTAAGCGAAGTGATCGAGTCGTGTAGAGTTCTTTGAGAACTCAAATGGTAGAGAGACCCAAATTCCTGTGTACAGCATCTTTCTTTCAGGATAGTTGTTTGAGCATCACACGGTGGAAGTGTGTGGCAGATGCAGCAGTCTATTGAGTTGACTACAAGCCTCTGTTAATAGTCTTTTATAGGCCTTTATTTTTTCACCctctcttgttcttctcttttaaAGCCTTTTTGATCCCTTCTCTTCTTTTACCCTTTTTTGCCTCTTTGTTATGTACTT
Protein-coding regions in this window:
- the LOC104445307 gene encoding LOW QUALITY PROTEIN: wings apart-like protein 1 (The sequence of the model RefSeq protein was modified relative to this genomic sequence to represent the inferred CDS: inserted 1 base in 1 codon), which gives rise to MIVRTYGRRNRGIPRGTPTRWTTTRSWTTLTETPSPPTTTPRPRKTSTPSPPPRTPPPPPAPTTTTCPSSTPTPSLLRRRRRITGATAAAAAAEGWEGRRGSRRRLGTGRGRQEGEGVRGEERRREGSRATSTLMETQEFGEMMEHVDEVNFALDGLRKGQPVRIRRASLLSLLGICSTAQQRRLLRTQGIAKTIVDALIGLNFDDSPSNLAAATLFYLLTGDGQDDQLLESPRCINFLVKMLKPTVSASTEEKSSRFGFKLLGLRKDSEIFHGGMNKKDSGAANIISRVKEILVSCKELKPSFCMIVEXQRPELSPKWIALLTMEKASLSTIALEETSGIVRKTGGNFKEKLREFGGLDAVFGVSMHCYSIMEGSREQHPSSWDAKNDVYLSSLVLLLKCLKIMENATFLSNDNQTHLLEMQGNLGSERSNISFTKLIINVIKILSGLYLLKSTPAPNSQESEFSNGIYHTSRLALVAADKEESNEILSVRSTSERCSVEEISLQKISGASVPPRYSSSSSEVTTSSNGSSLLKINFSSSASSSRGGLLKSSSSGTNSTSNGLKCNFSNGKRDIVSDDAMFESLEHSQDPFAFDEDEFAPSKWELLSGKKHSRSKNSRLPIRETEDVCQLQLKRLEDLDKGERPLQESSSCDNNCSQEASTSGAIDEENHSYLTDCLLTAVKVLMNLTNDNPLGCKQIAACGGLETMVSIIAGHFPMFSSSLSLFSDSKEKNQNVDLDLEKEKHLTDQELDFLVAILGLLVNLVEKDGSNRSRLATTSVTVPNLEGLESGSRRDVIPLLCSIFLANRGGSEAAGEEQVMELDEATLLQGEKEAEKMIVEAYSALLLAFLSTESKSIRDKIAACLPNHNLAVLVPVLERFVAFHLSLDMMTPETHKTVSEVIESCRVL